The following are encoded in a window of Flavobacterium cupriresistens genomic DNA:
- a CDS encoding TolC family protein — protein sequence MNAQNPTWTLDKAIEAAQKNRKLLASLETEHKINQLKTKELNAKYLPRVALNYNYQYNPIIATSVLPAEAFNSRVSSDGMIPIKLGANYSQNAGVLLQQPLLDISISKLIIESKLQEKLAALNEKEAKLELTYEVSKVYLNILVAEEQENEAVGDTARTALSLETINQKYKNKRVLKVAVNDAKVTHNNAVQKYRNAANNILVLKQYFLYVIGNESSIASSVVLEKYSMDESSTNLDESLIETLPPIEILKTQNQVLENKKKLERTKYSPLITINGYLGADQFTENMNPFQQNSWYGNSYIGMSLKLPVLFGENTAKRIDQLKFQQKQNNDKITENLNKSKYNALNAVTVYTNILEQLKTVRENSKLTSEIVMIYQERYKFDQISFYELNDKEIQLQNLELFHNQLKKQLIVSWLDWKKAAGKLVL from the coding sequence ATGAATGCACAAAACCCGACATGGACCTTAGATAAAGCAATTGAAGCGGCACAAAAGAACAGAAAGTTATTGGCTTCGTTGGAAACAGAACATAAAATCAATCAATTAAAGACAAAAGAATTAAATGCAAAATATTTACCCAGAGTAGCCTTGAATTATAATTATCAATACAATCCAATTATTGCTACAAGTGTTTTACCGGCCGAAGCTTTTAATTCCCGTGTATCATCAGATGGCATGATTCCAATAAAATTAGGGGCTAATTATTCTCAAAACGCAGGTGTTTTGCTACAACAACCACTGTTGGATATCTCAATTTCAAAATTAATAATTGAATCTAAACTTCAGGAGAAACTAGCCGCTTTAAATGAAAAAGAAGCAAAGCTGGAACTGACTTATGAAGTCTCAAAAGTATATTTAAACATATTGGTAGCTGAAGAACAAGAAAATGAAGCTGTTGGTGATACTGCGCGGACAGCATTGAGTTTGGAGACTATTAACCAAAAATACAAAAACAAAAGGGTTTTAAAAGTTGCCGTAAACGACGCTAAAGTAACACACAATAATGCCGTTCAAAAATATCGCAATGCAGCAAATAACATATTGGTTTTAAAACAATATTTTCTGTACGTTATCGGAAACGAATCTTCTATTGCTTCTTCTGTAGTATTAGAAAAATACAGCATGGATGAAAGTAGTACTAATCTGGATGAAAGTCTAATTGAAACATTGCCTCCAATTGAAATTTTAAAAACGCAAAATCAAGTATTGGAGAACAAAAAAAAACTGGAAAGAACGAAATATAGTCCATTGATTACGATTAACGGTTATTTAGGAGCCGATCAATTTACAGAAAACATGAATCCTTTTCAGCAAAATAGCTGGTACGGAAATAGCTATATCGGCATGTCACTGAAGTTGCCTGTTTTATTCGGAGAGAACACGGCAAAAAGAATAGATCAGCTAAAGTTTCAGCAAAAACAGAATAATGATAAAATTACAGAGAATCTGAATAAAAGTAAATACAATGCCTTAAACGCTGTTACTGTATACACTAATATCCTGGAACAGCTAAAAACAGTGCGTGAAAATAGTAAGCTCACCTCTGAGATTGTGATGATCTACCAAGAACGGTATAAGTTTGATCAAATATCGTTTTATGAGCTAAATGACAAAGAAATTCAATTGCAAAATCTGGAACTGTTTCATAATCAACTTAAAAAACAATTGATCGTATCCTGGCTTGATTGGAAAAAAGCAGCAGGAAAATTAGTCCTGTAA
- a CDS encoding ABC transporter permease, giving the protein MKSSIKTAWKFIRFDKTKSIGVVVGIVISTFLIGQQIGTFNFLTGLMSVLVKNITADIWVVDNKTTDANQLSLIDIRKEKEIKSLAGVKEAFPIVVTNGKAKFPDGTSAVVNIIGSEFPYFKAGPDSTKIIQGKLPDLLQEAGVSADYFDRSNFGGSSNVGTYFEINGKRAVITLQTKGIRGWGGYLMYTTIDRARFYSGISSTDISALMVNVKKGEDVDQIVDEINRSIYGVRAWRTSSLSSSTIKSVLASTGLGASTGSLVGFAIIAGFFIIGLTMYSSALDRIKDYGTLKAIGATDSYIRKLILTQATLFAVVGFMVALVFLLGFKNGMYQTGIVIDFSPIILFSILTITFSISLFGAVFAIRRIKNVEPASVFRG; this is encoded by the coding sequence ATGAAATCTAGTATCAAAACAGCCTGGAAGTTTATCCGTTTCGATAAAACAAAAAGCATAGGAGTAGTAGTTGGAATAGTAATCAGTACTTTCCTCATCGGACAACAAATTGGAACATTTAATTTTTTGACAGGATTAATGAGCGTGTTGGTAAAAAATATAACCGCAGATATTTGGGTTGTTGATAATAAGACAACAGATGCCAATCAGCTTAGTTTGATTGATATCCGAAAAGAAAAAGAGATCAAGAGTTTGGCTGGTGTAAAAGAGGCATTTCCAATCGTTGTAACAAACGGTAAGGCAAAATTTCCTGATGGAACCAGTGCTGTTGTAAATATTATAGGGAGTGAATTTCCTTATTTTAAGGCGGGTCCGGATAGTACCAAGATTATACAAGGAAAACTTCCGGATTTATTGCAGGAAGCGGGTGTGTCTGCAGATTATTTTGACCGAAGTAATTTCGGGGGGTCGTCAAATGTTGGAACCTATTTTGAAATCAATGGAAAAAGAGCCGTCATCACTTTACAAACAAAAGGAATAAGAGGTTGGGGCGGTTATTTGATGTACACTACAATAGACAGGGCAAGGTTTTACAGTGGTATTTCTTCGACTGATATAAGTGCTTTAATGGTCAATGTAAAAAAAGGGGAAGATGTAGACCAGATCGTAGATGAAATCAATCGTTCTATTTACGGAGTAAGAGCATGGCGCACGTCGTCCTTGAGTTCATCAACAATAAAGAGTGTTTTGGCTTCTACAGGTTTAGGTGCCAGTACAGGATCTTTGGTGGGATTTGCCATTATAGCAGGTTTTTTTATCATTGGCTTAACGATGTATTCATCGGCACTTGACAGAATTAAGGATTATGGAACTTTAAAAGCAATTGGTGCTACTGATTCATACATTAGAAAATTGATCCTTACACAAGCCACTTTATTTGCTGTTGTTGGATTTATGGTTGCCCTTGTTTTCTTACTGGGTTTTAAAAACGGAATGTACCAAACGGGAATAGTGATAGATTTTAGTCCAATAATACTTTTCTCCATTCTAACCATCACTTTCTCTATTTCGCTCTTCGGGGCCGTGTTTGCTATTAGAAGAATAAAAAATGTAGAACCTGCCTCTGTATTTAGGGGTTAA